In the uncultured Fretibacterium sp. genome, ACCCCAATGATGATGGAGCCCACGAAAGAGCCAAAGAGCGTTCCCTCCCCTCCATGGGCCGAGGTTCCTCCGACAAAGACGGAGGCAAAGACCAGCAGCATATATCCATCCCCCTGGGTGGGCCACCAGTTGTTCATTTCGAGCGTTGACAGCACCCCGGCGAAGGCGGATAAAAAGCCCATGAAGACGAAAAGCCACCCCTTCGTCCTCGCGACGGAGATTCCCATCATCTCCGCCGTGCTGGACTTGTCCCCCACAAAGAGGACGGCTTCACCGTATCGGTGGCGATTGAACATCAGCCCGAGGAAGACGGCCAAACCCAAGACCCAGAGGGACTGGGCCGGAATCTCCCAGGGGCCCGTCCTTCCGACGAAAAGGCGATGCAGGGTCCCGTCCCGAACCGCGGACAAAGGGATGGCCTTGCCCCCGGACAATAAAAGCGCCGCTCCACGCCAGAAAAATTGGGTCCCGATGGTCGCGATGATGGAGGGAATGCCCATACGAACCACAAGCAGCCCATTGAAAGCCCCCATCATTCCTCCCGCTGTCAGGGCACAGAGCATCGAAAACCAGGCCGGAAGATTGCCTCCGTCGGGAGAATGAAGCCACGCGAAGGCCAGAGCGGAAACGGCCGAGACCGAGGGAAAACTCATATCCATCTCCCCGGCCACGATGAGAAAGGTCATCCCCAGCGCCAAAATCGTAGTTACGGGGATCGTTGACATAAAGGAACGATAGATGCGCGCGTCGAGGAACGTCCGGGGACTGGCCGCGATGAAAAATAGCCAAAGGGACATGAGGATCACCGTGACGAGGGTTTGACGGCGATATTTTTCCAACAGCAACGCGGAAAGCTTCATCTCTCCCCCTCCTGCAGCATCAGTCTGTGCAGCAGCTCCTCCTGAGAGGTCGCCGCCCGTTCCAGGACAGCGGTGATCCTCCCATGTTCCATCAGGGCAAAGCGGTCCGCAATCCGGTAAACGTGGGAGAGTTCGTGACTGATGAAGATACAGGAGCGCCCCT is a window encoding:
- a CDS encoding ABC transporter permease; translated protein: MKLSALLLEKYRRQTLVTVILMSLWLFFIAASPRTFLDARIYRSFMSTIPVTTILALGMTFLIVAGEMDMSFPSVSAVSALAFAWLHSPDGGNLPAWFSMLCALTAGGMMGAFNGLLVVRMGIPSIIATIGTQFFWRGAALLLSGGKAIPLSAVRDGTLHRLFVGRTGPWEIPAQSLWVLGLAVFLGLMFNRHRYGEAVLFVGDKSSTAEMMGISVARTKGWLFVFMGFLSAFAGVLSTLEMNNWWPTQGDGYMLLVFASVFVGGTSAHGGEGTLFGSFVGSIIIGVIEAGIISTGMDGLWTRWVHGLVIILSMVIYSVLLKGRRRALG